A DNA window from Bombus vancouverensis nearcticus chromosome 6, iyBomVanc1_principal, whole genome shotgun sequence contains the following coding sequences:
- the LOC143302792 gene encoding uncharacterized protein LOC143302792 yields MVEVQQLRDPLQGEPDCNPYPTTTNPSPLIAGFASFRLSSGRCRNRFNRKLKGDGSIVVREKVSKDKVAKKTKLKTIKQRTVVPHMSKGSFAGKVWETFAAVRKTREPSKIIETALIVGLDRLNVSTCCENVNDSVFYDGTDSSSKPDDTGLKEITGVEKETGLFQQFSFCLSRLPNKCIG; encoded by the exons ATGGTCGAGGTGCAACAGTTGCGTGATCCCTTGCAGGGGGAACCGGACTGCAACCCTTACCCAACGACCACCAACCCCTCGCCCCTGATCGCTGGCTTTGCTAGCTTCAGGCTTTCCTCGGGAAGATGCAGGAACAGATTCAATCGGAAGCTGAAGGGTGACG GTTCGATAGTGGTGCGCGAAAAAGTAAGCAAAGACAAAGTTGCAAAGAAAACGAAGCTGAAAACGATCAAGCAGAGAACCGTGGTGCCACACATGAGCAAAGGCTCATTTGCCGGTAAAGTTTGGGAGACTTTTGCCGCTGTGAGAAAGACACGCGAACCGAGCAAAATTATAGAAACAGCTTTGATCGTTGGTTTGGATCGTCTAAATGTATCAACGTGTTGTGAAAACGTGAACGATAGTGTATTCTACGATGGGACTGATTCTTCGAGCAAGCCTGACGACACCGGTTTGAAGGAAATTACTGGTGTAGAGAAAGAGACAGGTTTGTTTCAACAGTTCTCGTTTTGTCTTTCGCGTCTGCCAAATAAATGTATCGGATGA